The Longimicrobiaceae bacterium genome has a window encoding:
- a CDS encoding FemAB family XrtA/PEP-CTERM system-associated protein has product MLAAVQESASVNVSLASADDAEEWDAYVSTHPGSSFCHLWGWGQLIQEVFGHRPMYLLAREEAGSVDGVLPLVCMRSLLGRHLVSVPYVNYGGPLGSRAACEALTRSARDLAARSGARKLELRSRAPQETELGPSRQKVTVVLPLPSTVEELWQRTFRAKLRSQIRRAQKEEMEVRFGRDQVDAFYRVFSRNMRDLGTPVLPRPFFSGLPRYFGGQVVFAAVYADGSPVAAACGFTWRDEFEITWASSLREHNAKAPNMLLYASLMEEMIRRGVRAFNFGRCTPGSGTHRFKLQWGGTEEPLHWSTWPGEAATAGDEGRIFRLASQLWQRMPLPLAELLGPAIARRLPQF; this is encoded by the coding sequence GTGCTCGCAGCCGTTCAGGAAAGCGCATCCGTCAATGTCTCGCTCGCGTCCGCAGACGATGCGGAGGAATGGGACGCATACGTGAGCACGCACCCTGGGAGCTCCTTCTGCCACCTGTGGGGCTGGGGACAGCTGATCCAGGAGGTATTCGGGCATCGCCCGATGTACCTCCTGGCGAGGGAGGAGGCAGGCTCCGTAGACGGAGTGCTTCCGCTGGTATGCATGCGCAGCCTGCTGGGCCGCCACCTGGTCTCCGTGCCGTACGTGAACTACGGGGGGCCCCTCGGCTCACGCGCGGCCTGCGAGGCGCTCACACGCAGCGCTCGCGATCTGGCTGCTCGGAGCGGTGCGCGCAAGCTCGAGCTGCGCTCCCGTGCTCCACAGGAGACGGAGCTTGGACCCAGCCGACAGAAGGTGACGGTCGTGCTGCCCCTTCCTTCGACTGTGGAAGAGCTCTGGCAGCGGACCTTTCGTGCCAAGCTCCGCAGCCAGATCCGCCGCGCGCAGAAGGAGGAGATGGAGGTGCGCTTCGGGCGTGATCAAGTCGACGCGTTCTATCGAGTCTTCTCGCGCAACATGCGCGACCTGGGAACCCCGGTGCTGCCGCGCCCGTTCTTCAGCGGCTTGCCACGCTACTTCGGCGGTCAGGTGGTCTTTGCGGCAGTCTACGCGGATGGCTCGCCGGTGGCCGCCGCATGTGGCTTCACCTGGCGGGACGAATTCGAGATCACGTGGGCGTCCTCTCTCCGCGAGCACAATGCAAAAGCGCCGAACATGCTGCTGTATGCATCGCTCATGGAGGAGATGATTCGACGGGGAGTGCGGGCCTTCAACTTCGGCCGCTGCACACCGGGAAGCGGGACGCATCGCTTCAAACTGCAGTGGGGCGGCACAGAGGAGCCACTGCACTGGTCCACATGGCCCGGAGAAGCAGCCACGGCAGGTGACGAAGGGCGAATCTTTCGGCTTGCCTCGCAGCTCTGGCAGAGAATGCCGCTGCCCCTTGCAGAGCTCCTCGGTCCCGCGATCGCGCGGCGGCTACCTCAGTTCTGA
- a CDS encoding acyl carrier protein codes for MSSNTVVAQIREFITDNFLYARPDFVLNDTDALLGSGIVDSMGVMEIVVFLEERFGLEVSDTDITEDNLGSVQAIANYVNARLGEAELRHIA; via the coding sequence ATGAGCTCGAACACAGTCGTCGCCCAGATTCGCGAATTCATTACCGACAACTTCCTGTACGCCCGCCCGGACTTCGTCCTGAACGACACCGACGCACTGCTCGGCAGCGGGATCGTGGATTCGATGGGCGTGATGGAGATCGTCGTCTTCCTGGAGGAGCGGTTTGGTCTGGAGGTCAGCGATACTGACATCACTGAGGACAATCTCGGCTCCGTGCAGGCGATCGCGAACTACGTGAACGCTCGGCTCGGCGAGGCAGAGCTGCGCCACATCGCCTGA